CGTACACGCGGACGGCGATGCGAGGCGAAGGCGGTGCGGGCAGGGAGCTGCGAAGGCAGGGGCGAGGCTGCAGGCGCACGACCACGAAGCAGGGAAGCGGCGGCGTGATTCGAGGGCAGGGCAACACGCGCGGCTGGGGAGGCGCAGGAGCCGCGGCCTCGACACAGGGACGCGCGAGGAAGCGGATGCCGCGCAGGGAAGAGAAACAGGGAACGACATCGACGGCGACGGAAGGAAGCAGATATGCGTGCATCGGTGATATATGGAGAGAGAATAaaatgaaagaaaaataaaaaggagagtaaaaaaaaaggaaaaaggagtATTTTGGAACTTTCATTGGAAAGAGAAGCTGTTTTGGCAAACAATTCATAAAATAGATTTAGCTCCGCAAATAAACTTGCTCCTCGGTTAATGCCATAGGGCTTTTTAGTTATTTGCCACCAACATGCCATCCTTACGGTGGGTTCTTACAGATTTGCCATTTCTGGCCACATGTCAGTGACTCACATAgtcccacatgtcattgacACACGCAGAGTTGGCACACTTAAGAGtggcaaataaataaaaaatccaatgccatagggggtgtttgggaacTTTTATTGGAAAGAGAAGCTGTTTTGACAAACGATTCATAAAATAGATTCGGCTCCCCAAGTAAATCTGCTCCTCGGTTAAAGCCATAGGGGTGTTTGAGGATGCTCTCTCTATGTTTTTTAGCTCTGCTTCAAGTTTTTTTAGCCAAATGATTTTATCTCCAAGTACTAAGTTTGAGAAAAAAACTGGAGTTGTAAGAGCATCTAAAGAGATACTCCAcaaactttttttttagagcTGTAGCCGAAGCACTACCAAACGGTTTCCACTCTCCTTGGCCATTCTCATGGCAGGATCCAGCAATAGCCTGCCGATCAATCATCAGGCAGGCAATCAcgaatttttatattttaattaattattaaatacgtTTATATGAAAAACAAATTGTCCAAGCAAAAAATGCATGCGCTGCTCCTTTCTATAGTCCTCAGATGCGCCTCACCGTTGGACCCcgttcttcttcttctgaaAACCTTTGTTTAATCCTCAAGTTCCTGACCGTTGGACcccgttcttcttcttcttctgaaAAGACGACAAAGGCAACGGTAAAATCCAAAACAGAAGAAGCTGCCAGCCAGTCCGAGGCAGCAGCACCCAGCACCCAGCACACAGCACAGTAATAATGGCGTCCCCACCTCCCGAGGACCCGAACGTTCGACCCCAACGGCTACTTCGACACAACCCTCATCGCCGCTGCCTACATAAACGCACCCCGTCGCCACGATTCGCACAGCACTCTGCCTGCCTGACTCACGAGCTCCATCACACTCGTCCGTGACATCTCCAGCGCGCGTCTGGTCTTGTGTTGCCTGGCTGCTCAAATGGCGTCGAGGGTGCTACTCCTCTGCGTTTCGGTGGTCCTCGCTGCGGCGGCTGCTGCCGAGGCCAGGGACTTCGTTGTCGGCGGCGCCAACGACGCGTGGAAGGCGCCGGCACAGCCCGACGCCCTCGCCAAGTGGTCCTCCGCCAACCGCTTCCAAGTCGGCGACAAACTCGGTAAGAGATCACTCGCCGTCGTCGTTGTTTCCAGTGCAGCGATCGGGTTGAAGGATGGAAAACATttgctacacaagcacaagaacAAGTGGAAGATCAAGATCCTTCATTCTCTCCCCTCCTGTTGCTTGAACACATCTGCTTCCGTGCGTGCGTGCAGTGTTCAAGTTCGCCGGCGCGGCGGACTCGGTGCTGGAGGTGACCCGGGACGACTACAACCGCTGCAGCACGGCGTCCCCGCTCGCGGTCCACAAGGcggacgccggcgccggcgccgccaccgTGCCGCTGTC
This window of the Sorghum bicolor cultivar BTx623 chromosome 7, Sorghum_bicolor_NCBIv3, whole genome shotgun sequence genome carries:
- the LOC8065213 gene encoding early nodulin-like protein 1, whose protein sequence is MASRVLLLCVSVVLAAAAAAEARDFVVGGANDAWKAPAQPDALAKWSSANRFQVGDKLVFKFAGAADSVLEVTRDDYNRCSTASPLAVHKADAGAGAATVPLSRSGPYYFVGGAPGSCQKGERLLLVVMSDKHGRGRLRGLAPAPEPAAESPFAASFVGGPAAAPAPATGAAGRTAAAGNTGGALLVGAAAVLGALLVWR